The Primulina eburnea isolate SZY01 chromosome 6, ASM2296580v1, whole genome shotgun sequence genome contains a region encoding:
- the LOC140834005 gene encoding RNA-directed DNA methylation 4 isoform X2, with translation MAAVAESSSLVLKNDKPVIVRVKRKAFQHRVDAFWLEINERPLKRALLDFEKLSVSESSSTREELKTTKILVHHVETVTSSENTIDVLRSFVPNSSDAWEHGGENEERRRKIKTVNKQDELLVKAKRSQEVLSRNARYEQIWRSRKGKQDSQEHEMCRLYDIVKIDVNEQEMKVKQMDTNLGNHEMMAEYLPLLREVLPTAASEIETDIQDYVSIQGSSDDYVYDFYAVTNDGNVYADSTIQYPLVQVDDDDDYYDGPDNSDYETDDSNAENNPLNDYPDEDASEEDDVGDDEVTSRSSDEESEDESRTSGSRSQSLESERQASNEDDNSGPDYWSDDADQLPEDEMYSEGDVDNNSGYEWR, from the exons ATGGCTGCGGTAGCGGAAAGCTCTTCACTTGTTCTGAAGAACGACAAGCCTGTCATCGTTAGGGTTAAACGAAAAGCTTTTCAGCACCGAGTCGATGCTTTTT GGCTGGAAATCAACGAGAGGCCTTTAAAGCGAGCGTTGCTGGACTTTGAAAAACTATCGGTATCCGAATCTTCTTCGACTAGAG AGGAATTAAAGACCACAAAGATTCTTGTTCACCATGTAGAGACTGTAACTAGCTCGGAGAACACCATTGACGTGCTGCGATCTTTTGTG CCTAATTCATCTGATGCATGGGAACATGGAGGAGAGAATGAAGAGAGGAGGCGCAAGATAAAGACTGTTAAT AAACAAGATGAGTTACTGGTCAAAGCAAAGAGAAGTCAAGAG GTTTTATCAAGAAATGCACGGTATGAGCAAATATGGAGAAGTAGAAAAGGAAAGCAAGATTCCCAGGAACATGAAATGTGCCGCCTTTATGATATTGTCAAGATTGATGTTAATGAGCAGGAGATGAAGGTGAAACAGAT GGATACAAATTTGGGGAACCATGAGATGATGGCTGAATATTTACCTCTCCTTAGAGAAGTCTTGCCGACTGCTGCCTCAGAGATAGAAACTGATATTCAGGATTACGTGTCCATACAAG GATCTTCAGATGATTATGTATATGATTTCTACGCTGTTACGAATGATGGCAATGTGTACGCTGATTCTACAATTCAATACCCTTT ggttcaagtTGACGATGACGACGACTACTATGATGGTCCAGATAATTCAGATTATGAAACTGATGATTCTAATG CGGAAAACAATCCCTTGAATGATTACCCAGACGAAGATGCATCCGAGGAGGATGATGTTGGTGATGATGAAGTGACAAGCAGGTCTTCTGATGAGGAATCAGAGGATGAGAGCAGAACTTCTGGGAGTCGGTCACAGAGTCTGGAGAGTGAAAGGCAAGCATCAAACGAGGATGATAATTCTGGGCCTGATTACTGGTCAGACGATGCAGATCAGTTACCTGAAGATGAGATGTACAGCGAAGGAGATGTTGACAACAATTCTGGCTATGAATGGAGGTAG
- the LOC140834005 gene encoding RNA-directed DNA methylation 4 isoform X1 translates to MAAVAESSSLVLKNDKPVIVRVKRKAFQHRVDAFWLEINERPLKRALLDFEKLSVSESSSTRGEELKTTKILVHHVETVTSSENTIDVLRSFVPNSSDAWEHGGENEERRRKIKTVNKQDELLVKAKRSQEVLSRNARYEQIWRSRKGKQDSQEHEMCRLYDIVKIDVNEQEMKVKQMDTNLGNHEMMAEYLPLLREVLPTAASEIETDIQDYVSIQGSSDDYVYDFYAVTNDGNVYADSTIQYPLVQVDDDDDYYDGPDNSDYETDDSNAENNPLNDYPDEDASEEDDVGDDEVTSRSSDEESEDESRTSGSRSQSLESERQASNEDDNSGPDYWSDDADQLPEDEMYSEGDVDNNSGYEWR, encoded by the exons ATGGCTGCGGTAGCGGAAAGCTCTTCACTTGTTCTGAAGAACGACAAGCCTGTCATCGTTAGGGTTAAACGAAAAGCTTTTCAGCACCGAGTCGATGCTTTTT GGCTGGAAATCAACGAGAGGCCTTTAAAGCGAGCGTTGCTGGACTTTGAAAAACTATCGGTATCCGAATCTTCTTCGACTAGAG GAGAGGAATTAAAGACCACAAAGATTCTTGTTCACCATGTAGAGACTGTAACTAGCTCGGAGAACACCATTGACGTGCTGCGATCTTTTGTG CCTAATTCATCTGATGCATGGGAACATGGAGGAGAGAATGAAGAGAGGAGGCGCAAGATAAAGACTGTTAAT AAACAAGATGAGTTACTGGTCAAAGCAAAGAGAAGTCAAGAG GTTTTATCAAGAAATGCACGGTATGAGCAAATATGGAGAAGTAGAAAAGGAAAGCAAGATTCCCAGGAACATGAAATGTGCCGCCTTTATGATATTGTCAAGATTGATGTTAATGAGCAGGAGATGAAGGTGAAACAGAT GGATACAAATTTGGGGAACCATGAGATGATGGCTGAATATTTACCTCTCCTTAGAGAAGTCTTGCCGACTGCTGCCTCAGAGATAGAAACTGATATTCAGGATTACGTGTCCATACAAG GATCTTCAGATGATTATGTATATGATTTCTACGCTGTTACGAATGATGGCAATGTGTACGCTGATTCTACAATTCAATACCCTTT ggttcaagtTGACGATGACGACGACTACTATGATGGTCCAGATAATTCAGATTATGAAACTGATGATTCTAATG CGGAAAACAATCCCTTGAATGATTACCCAGACGAAGATGCATCCGAGGAGGATGATGTTGGTGATGATGAAGTGACAAGCAGGTCTTCTGATGAGGAATCAGAGGATGAGAGCAGAACTTCTGGGAGTCGGTCACAGAGTCTGGAGAGTGAAAGGCAAGCATCAAACGAGGATGATAATTCTGGGCCTGATTACTGGTCAGACGATGCAGATCAGTTACCTGAAGATGAGATGTACAGCGAAGGAGATGTTGACAACAATTCTGGCTATGAATGGAGGTAG
- the LOC140834007 gene encoding pentatricopeptide repeat-containing protein At1g25360 → MKSSTAVCFNLSQNLRQTTDLGAVANNYAASLHLCCQHGTASYSLAPTVHAHMITSGFVPRKHILNRLIDIYCKCYNLNYAKKLFDKIPQPDVVARTTLIAAYSASREPRSAREVFNETPLRIRDTICYNAMITCYSHNDDGFAAIRVFNEMRENSFIPDNYTYTSVLAALALIADREEHCHQLHCAVVKSGTGLFTSVVNALIAAYVKCASSPVTSSTSLMASARKLLDGMDEKDELTWTTIITGYVKNEDLDSARKVFDGMDEKLVVAWNAMISGYVEKGLVFQVFEMFRKMQSLGINFDDFTYTNILSACADAGLFLHGKEVHAYILRTETKSPGHFLASVSNALITLYWKCGKIYQARHVFDTACIKDLVSWNAILSAYVSAGQIVEASSIFNQMREKNLLSWTVMISGLAQNGSSEEALKLFNQMKSHGLEPCDYAFSGAVISCAILAALEQGRQLHGQLVRLGFDSSLSAGNALITMYSRCGALDAAHKVFLTMPFLDSVSWNAMIAALGQHGHGVQALELFNEMLEENILPDRITFLTVLTACSHAGLVEEGQHTFDLMQKVYAITPGEDHYARLIDLLCRAGELSKAKDVVQSMPFEPAAPVWEALLAGSRLHGNIELGVHAAEQLFEKIPQHDGTYILLANMFATAGKWDEVAKVRKFMRDRGVKKEPGCSWLEVENKVHVFLVDDTVHPEVQAVYSYLKELVVKLRKLGYAPDTKYVLHDMESEQKEYALSTHSEKLAVVFGILKLPHAATIRVFKNLRICGDCHTAFKFMSKVETRKIIVRDRKRFHHFEDGDCSCGDYW, encoded by the coding sequence ATGAAAAGTAGCACTGCAGTATGTTTCAACCTTTCTCAGAATCTCCGTCAAACAACGGACCTCGGCGCCGTGGCCAACAACTATGCAGCCAGCCTTCATCTATGCTGCCAACATGGAACTGCCTCCTATTCTCTCGCCCCCACTGTCCATGCTCACATGATAACTTCGGGGTTTGTTCCGCGTAAACATATCCTCAACCGTTTGATCGATATATACTGTAAATGTTATAATTTGAACTATGCAAAGAAATTGTTCGATAAAATACCTCAACCAGATGTTGTTGCAAGAACTACTTTGATTGCTGCATATTCTGCGTCTCGGGAGCCTAGGTCGGCCAGAGAGGTATTTAATGAAACCCCATTAAGAATTAGAGATACTATTTGTTATAATGCGATGATCACTTGCTATTCTCACAATGACGATGGCTTCGCTGCCATTCGAGTATTTAATGAAATGAGAGAGAATAGTTTTATACCTGATAATTATACTTATACGAGTGTACTGGCAGCTTTGGCACTCATAGCTGATAGAGAAGAGCATTGCCATCAGCTACATTGTGCTGTGGTCAAGTCTGGTACTGGGTTATTTACTTCTGTGGTAAATGCCCTAATAGCCGCTTATGTCAAGTGTGCATCGTCGCCTGTGACTTCCTCCACGTCATTAATGGCCTCAGCAAGAAAGTTACTTGATGGGATGGATGAGAAGGATGAACTTACATGGACAACGATCATAACAGGGTATGTCAAGAATGAGGATCTTGATTCTGCCCGTAAAGTTTTTGATGGCATGGATGAAAAGTTGGTGGTGGCATGGAATGCTATGATTTCTGGGTACGTGGAGAAAGGATTGGTGTTTCAAGTGTTTGAAATGTTCAGAAAGATGCAATCTTTAGGGATTAACTTCGATGATTTTACCTACACCAATATTCTTAGTGCCTGTGCTGATGCTGGGTTGTTTCTTCATGGTAAAGAGGTTCATGCTTATATCCTACGGACAGAGACAAAATCCCCTGGGCATTTTTTGGCATCTGTAAGCAATGCTCTGATAACATTATATTGGAAATGTGGGAAAATTTACCAAGCACGACATGTTTTTGACACAGCTTGCATCAAAGACCTTGTTTCATGGAATGCGATTTTATCAGCCTATGTGAGCGCAGGGCAAATTGTCGAGGCAAGTTCCATTTTCAATCAGATGCGTGAGAAAAATTTGTTATCCTGGACTGTTATGATATCTGGATTAGCACAAAATGGTTCAAGTGAGGAAGCTTTGAAGCTTTTTAATCAAATGAAGTCACATGGACTCGAGCCGTGTGACTATGCATTTTCAGGAGCTGTTATATCTTGTGCTATACTTGCAGCTTTAGAGCAAGGACGTCAGCTCCATGGTCAGCTAGTCCGGCTTGGTTTTGACTCTAGCCTTTCTGCTGGGAATGCTTTAATAACCATGTATTCAAGATGTGGCGCCCTAGATGctgcccataaagtcttccttACCATGCCTTTTCTTGATTCTGTTTCTTGGAATGCCATGATAGCAGCCCTTGGACAACATGGGCATGGTGTCCAAGCTCTGGAACTTTTCAACGAAATGTTGGAAGAAAACATATTACCCGATCGGATAACCTTTCTTACAGTACTCACTGCTTGTAGTCATGCAGGTTTAGTTGAAGAAGGACAACACACTTTTGACTTAATGCAGAAAGTTTATGCAATAACTCCTGGTGAAGATCATTATGCTCGATTAATTGATCTACTGTGTCGAGCAGGAGAATTGTCAAAAGCCAAAGATGTGGTCCAGTCCATGCCATTTGAGCCTGCAGCCCCAGTTTGGGAAGCTTTACTAGCTGGCAGCCGACTTCATGGTAACATAGAGTTGGGCGTTCATGCTGCTGAACAACTCTTTGAGAAGATCCCACAACATGATGGCACCTATATACTTTTGGCTAACATGTTTGCAACTGCTGGGAAATGGGATGAAGTGGCAAAAGTTCGAAAATTCATGAGGGATCGAGGGGTGAAGAAAGAACCAGGTTGTAGCTGGCTCGAGGTTGAGAACAAGGTCCATGTATTCTTAGTCGATGACACTGTACACCCTGAGGTCCAAGCGGTATACAGTTATCTGAAGGAGTTAGTAGTGAAGCTAAGGAAATTGGGATATGCCCCTGACACGAAATACGTGTTGCATGATATGGAGTCTGAACAGAAGGAATATGCATTGTCTACTCATAGTGAGAAGCTTGCGGTTGTTTTTGGAATACTGAAACTTCCTCATGCGGCGACCATTAGAGTCTTCAAAAACCTCCGTATTTGTGGAGATTGTCACACTGCATTCAAGTTCATGTCCAAAGTAGAAACTAGAAAGATCATTGTGAGAGATCGGAAGAGGTTTCATCATTTTGAGGATGGTGATTGTTCTTGTGGTGATTATTGGTGA
- the LOC140834005 gene encoding RNA-directed DNA methylation 4 isoform X3, giving the protein MAAVAESSSLVLKNDKPVIVRVKRKAFQHRVDAFWLEINERPLKRALLDFEKLSVSESSSTRGEELKTTKILVHHVETVTSSENTIDVLRSFVPNSSDAWEHGGENEERRRKIKTVNKQDELLVKAKRSQEVLSRNARYEQIWRSRKGKQDSQEHEMCRLYDIVKIDVNEQEMKVKQMDTNLGNHEMMAEYLPLLREVLPTAASEIETDIQDYVSIQDDYVYDFYAVTNDGNVYADSTIQYPLVQVDDDDDYYDGPDNSDYETDDSNAENNPLNDYPDEDASEEDDVGDDEVTSRSSDEESEDESRTSGSRSQSLESERQASNEDDNSGPDYWSDDADQLPEDEMYSEGDVDNNSGYEWR; this is encoded by the exons ATGGCTGCGGTAGCGGAAAGCTCTTCACTTGTTCTGAAGAACGACAAGCCTGTCATCGTTAGGGTTAAACGAAAAGCTTTTCAGCACCGAGTCGATGCTTTTT GGCTGGAAATCAACGAGAGGCCTTTAAAGCGAGCGTTGCTGGACTTTGAAAAACTATCGGTATCCGAATCTTCTTCGACTAGAG GAGAGGAATTAAAGACCACAAAGATTCTTGTTCACCATGTAGAGACTGTAACTAGCTCGGAGAACACCATTGACGTGCTGCGATCTTTTGTG CCTAATTCATCTGATGCATGGGAACATGGAGGAGAGAATGAAGAGAGGAGGCGCAAGATAAAGACTGTTAAT AAACAAGATGAGTTACTGGTCAAAGCAAAGAGAAGTCAAGAG GTTTTATCAAGAAATGCACGGTATGAGCAAATATGGAGAAGTAGAAAAGGAAAGCAAGATTCCCAGGAACATGAAATGTGCCGCCTTTATGATATTGTCAAGATTGATGTTAATGAGCAGGAGATGAAGGTGAAACAGAT GGATACAAATTTGGGGAACCATGAGATGATGGCTGAATATTTACCTCTCCTTAGAGAAGTCTTGCCGACTGCTGCCTCAGAGATAGAAACTGATATTCAGGATTACGTGTCCATACAAG ATGATTATGTATATGATTTCTACGCTGTTACGAATGATGGCAATGTGTACGCTGATTCTACAATTCAATACCCTTT ggttcaagtTGACGATGACGACGACTACTATGATGGTCCAGATAATTCAGATTATGAAACTGATGATTCTAATG CGGAAAACAATCCCTTGAATGATTACCCAGACGAAGATGCATCCGAGGAGGATGATGTTGGTGATGATGAAGTGACAAGCAGGTCTTCTGATGAGGAATCAGAGGATGAGAGCAGAACTTCTGGGAGTCGGTCACAGAGTCTGGAGAGTGAAAGGCAAGCATCAAACGAGGATGATAATTCTGGGCCTGATTACTGGTCAGACGATGCAGATCAGTTACCTGAAGATGAGATGTACAGCGAAGGAGATGTTGACAACAATTCTGGCTATGAATGGAGGTAG
- the LOC140834006 gene encoding cation/H(+) antiporter 15-like yields MNAAQMDNTMCAVRHNQRYRGMFFGDSPFLFDTPVLLSQLSLSALMAAIMQHFLTPLGQSAFISQVLAGIILGPSFLGGEPEFRDRFFPISSFYTVDTFAFFGVLLFLFIIGVKTDVNLIRKCGKKAVAIGISAFSVPLLFNFVIGQILTHTVPLEPTLHRSIQWITSFQALSSSHVIICLLADLKLMNSELGRLAISSSMMSGICSWLWAVMVLTGKQSLHIKKAKTFLLMLLFFGAMLFFAFFIFRPTILWIIRRTNNPRSLKESHACVIFIFVLASALFGEIMGQHFLFGPMILGVVVPDGPPLGSALLNRLELFVSYIMLPIYFVVTGSRIDFSAISMRNFVVIQFLAFCSLIWKVAGVMVPSLYCKMPINDALYLGLILCNQGIIEVLILGRALSTELIDTQIYSVMVISILVFTGILAPIVKFSYKPLKRYTTQERMTIQHIKPTSELRILACIHYQEHTPCLINLFEASYPNPSAPICFYVVHLIELGGRSAPLLVDHNPRNGIPSHTNESEHIINALRFFEHEHRGNTTVYPFTSISPHASMHDDVCSLAAEKKVSLVIVLFHKHPVIHIPEAESNAIRAVNTNISRNSPCTVGILIDHGAMTCTGSMLSHRDVWRVGVIFLGGEDDREALAYGCRMAKHPNIRLNVVRFLDHDLEGTYSMEMRRDLDMINAYRDDCTKNSYCEYQEISVKDSVGLTGVIRSMESCFDLILVGRWHDKDSRLLVGLDDWNEFPELGSIGGLFVSLESDSQVSVLVMQQMNDSQDSFASFENTRWNSFGRVWPLR; encoded by the exons ATGAATGCTGCTCAAATGGACAATACCATGTGTGCAGTTCGGCACAACCAGAGATATAGAGGGATGTTTTTCGGCGACAGCCCGTTTTTATTCGACACTCCGGTGCTCCTGTCGCAGCTCTCCCTTTCGGCTCTTATGGCAGCCATCATGCAGCATTTTTTGACACCCCTTGGCCAAAGTGCTTTCATATCCCAAGTACTT GCAGGAATAATATTGGGACCCTCATTTCTTGGAGGTGAGCCGGAGTTCAGAGACCGATTTTTTCCGATTTCCAGCTTCTATACTGTCGACACGTTCGCTTTTTTCGGTGTACTGTTGTTCCTATTCATCATCGGTGTAAAAACCGATGTAAATCTCATCCGGAAATGTGGGAAAAAAGCAGTAGCAATAGGCATATCTGCCTTCTCCGTTCCACTTCTCTTCAACTTCGTAATTGGCCAAATCCTAACACATACCGTACCACTAGAACCGACCCTCCACAGATCGATTCAATGGATTACCTCGTTTCAGGCCTTGAGTTCTTCCCATGTAATCATATGCCTGCTAGCCGATCTAAAGCTCATGAACTCGGAACTAGGCCGGCTGGCCATATCCTCATCCATGATGAGTGGCATCTGTAGCTGGTTATGGGCCGTAATGGTCTTGACAGGGAAACAAAGTTTACATATCAAGAAGGCGAAAACATTCCTTTTAATGCTGTTATTTTTTGGAGCCATGCTGTTCTTCGCTTTCTTCATCTTCCGGCCCACGATTCTTTGGATCATTCGTCGTACAAACAACCCGAGATCACTCAAAGAAAGCCATGCCTGCGTGATCTTCATCTTTGTACTGGCATCTGCACTTTTTGGTGAGATTATGGGGCAACATTTCTTGTTCGGGCCAATGATCTTAGGCGTTGTTGTACCAGATGGGCCACCTTTGGGATCCGCTTTATTGAATAGGCTTGAACTGTTTGTGTCCTATATTATGTTGCCTATTTACTTTGTGGTGACTGGTTCAAGGATTGATTTCTCTGCGATTTCAATGAGGAACTTTGTTGTCATACAATTCTTGGCTTTTTGTTCATTGATTTGGAAAGTGGCTGGTGTGATGGTGCCTTCTTTATATTGTAAGATGCCCATCAATGATGCACTCTATCTTGGTCTCATATTATGCAACCAAGGGATCATAGAGGTATTGATCTTGGGAAGAGCACTATCCACTGAG CTGATAGATACACAAATATACAGCGTCATGGTTATATCAATACTTGTCTTCACAGGAATACTTGCTCCCATTGTCAAATTCTCATACAAGCCCTTAAAGAGATACACTACTCAAGAGCGCATGACCATACAGCACATAAAACCTACATCAGAGCTGAGAATTCTTGCTTGTATTCACTATCAGGAGCATACTCCTTGTCTGATCAATCTCTTTGAAGCCTCCTACCCGAATCCCAGCGCACCGATTTGCTTCTACGTCGTCCACCTCATCGAGCTAGGCGGCAGAAGCGCTCCCCTACTTGTGGATCATAATCCAAGAAACGGGATTCCATCCCACACCAATGAATCAGAGCATATCATCAACGCTCTAAGATTTTTCGAGCACGAGCACAGAGGCAACACCACAGTTTACCCTTTTACTTCCATCTCGCCTCATGCATCAATGCATGATGATGTATGTTCCTTAGCAGCGGAGAAGAAGGTTTCTTTGGTCATCGTCTTGTTTCATAAGCATCCAGTGATCCACATACCTGAAGCAGAATCCAACGCTATAAGGGCAGTGAACACCAATATCAGCAGGAACTCGCCTTGCACAGTTGGTATCTTGATCGACCATGGTGCAATGACCTGTACTGGATCCATGCTTTCTCACAGGGACGTGTGGCGAGTCGGTGTGATCTTTCTCGGTGGAGAGGATGATCGGGAAGCATTGGCATACGGATGCCGAATGGCTAAGCATCCTAACATACGCCTGAATGTGGTCCGATTCTTGGATCATGACTTGGAGGGAACGTATTCTATGGAAATGCGgcgagatttggatatgataaATGCTTACAGAGACGACTGCACCAAGAATagttattgtgaatatcaagaAATATCGGTGAAGGATAGTGTGGGCCTTACTGGTGTTATCAGAAGCATGGAAAGTTGTTTCGACCTGATCCTAGTCGGGAGATGGCACGACAAGGATTCAAGACTTTTGGTTGGATTGGATGATTGGAATGAGTTTCCGGAGTTGGGATCCATTGGGGGTTTGTTTGTATCGTTAGAATCAGACAGCCAGGTATCAGTGTTAGTGATGCAGCAAATGAATGACTCGCAAGATTCATTTGCATCATTTGAGAATACACGTTGGAATAGCTTTGGCAGAGTATGGCCTCTTCGCTAG